The Corynebacterium minutissimum genome includes the window GAGTTGGCTGACAAGCTTGGCGGTCTTATTAAGGCCCAGGTTGCGCTTCTTAAACAGCTTGATGAAATCATCCGCAAAACCCACGGCACCCAGGCCCAAGGTAAGACCAAGGACGAGTACACCGGATGCGGTAAAGCCCACATGGCCGGTAAGCCTGCCGTAGAACCCCACAACGAGGTAAGCCACCAGGATGCCGGCCAGAATAGCGAGGCCGCCCATGGTAGGGGTTCCGCGTTTGCGCAGGTGCGATTTAGGTCCGTCCTCGCGGATTTCCTGCCCGCGGCCGGCGTCAGAGAAGTACCGGATAAGCAGCGGGGTGGTAAAGATCGCCACGAGGAAGCTGACCACACCAGCGATGATGATCTGAGTCACGTGCTTGAAGTCCTTTCTAGCGGCTAGCTGTGGTTCAGCTCTTCCGCGACCAACCAGAGCCGCTGGGCATTAGATGCCTTCACCAAGACCACGTCCTTGACAGTGCGGTTGGCCCAGTCTTCGACCCCTCTCGGGGCCGCGCGCAGGATACCCTCGACCGCTTTCGCTGCCGCAGCGGCATCGGCGCACACCATTGTATTTATACCCTGCTCGGCCGCAGCCTCCGTCATCGCCCGGCAGTTCGCGCTTTCTCCCACTGCGATGAGGTGACCAACGTGGTATTTCGCCAGAACCTCACCTAGTTGGCGGTGCGCTGCCTCAGCGTCACTGCCGAGCTCGCCCATCTCACCCAATACGGCGATGGCACGGGCATCTGGGCGCGCGGCGGCCGTATAGGCCAGAGCAGCGATGGCAGCACGCATGGAATCTGGGTTGGCGTTATAGGAATCATCAATGATGGTGACACCATCCCGGCGGGTACGCACGTCCATGCGGTGTTCCGAGGCGTTGCGATGCCCAGACAGCGCATTGGCCACTGTCTGCGCAGACAGCCCCAGCTCAATCGCCGCGGCCGCTGCCGCTAGCGCATTGGAGACTTGGTGGGAGCCGAACACTTGGAGCTTGACGTCCACTGGTTGGGCGCCGGGGCTATGCAGGGTGAAGGAAGGGCGGGCGACGTCGTCAAGCACAATGTCCGTGGCATAGTACTGCGCCGCCGGAGCACCACCACGGCGAGTCTCCGTGGAGTAGTACACCACCTTGGCGTTTGTGCGGGGTGCCATAGCGGCAACGAAGGGGTCATCGGCATTGAGAACGGCGACGCCGCCCTCGGCTGCGGTGGGCAATGCCTCGATAAGCTCGCCTTTGGCTTTCGCGATGTTGTCTCGAGAGCCGAACTCTCCCAGATGGGCAGAGCCAACGTTGAGAACCACGCCGATGCGCGGGGCGGTGATGTCGGTGAGGTGGCGAATGTGGCCAATTCCGCGAGCCGACATCTCGGCGACAAGGTACTGGGTATGCTCATCACAGCGCAATGCCGTGTAGGGCAAACCGATCTCATTATTGAAGGAACCTGGTGGTGCCACGGTCTCCCCTACCGAGCGAAAAATCGTGGCGATAAGGTCCTTGGTCGAGGTCTTGCCGGCAGAACCTGTCACGCCCACAATGTTGAGCTCGTACTGCGTCAAACGCTGGGTGACCGCCCGGGCCAAAGCGGACAGCGCGTGGACGACCGCCGCCGCGGAGCCGTCCTCATCGTTGGCATAGATATCCGCATTGGCCCCATCACCTTCGACGCGCCCACGAGGCTCCACAATGACGGCTGGAACGCCGACCGGGCGTGCTGCTAGGACAGCAACCGCGCCTTTCTCGATAGCAGTCGCGGCAAAGTCGTGTCCGTCGACGCGCGCACCCGGCAGCGCGACGAAAAGGCCACCCGGGGTAACTTTGCGGGAATCGAATTCGACGAAGCCGGTGACCTGGGCATCCGGATTCTCAACGTGATCGAGACGGCCGCCGGTGATCTGAGCGATCTCGCTGAGGCTTAAGGCGATCATGCGTCCTCCTTGGACTGAGAATCATCGTCGCTGTCACGGTACCCCGCTAAGTCCTGATTCGCGCTGTGACGAAGAACTTCGTCGAGGGCTCGCGACAATTCTTCGCGGTCGTCGAAGTGGTGCATCGTCTTACCAATGAGCTGGCCCACTTCGTGGCCTTTGCCTACGACGATGACGGCGTCACCGGGCCGTGCCCACGCAACGACTTCGTCGATAGCTGCGGCGCGGGAGTCTGCTTCGCGAATATCGCCATCGGGGTTCGCTTCACGGGCGCCTTTAATGACGGCCGCGCGGATAGTGGCGGGGTCTTCGGTGCGAGGGTTGTCGTCGGTTACAACGGTTAGGTCGGCACGTTTCGCGGCCGCGGCTCCCATCAGCGGGCGCTTGGAAGAATCGCGGTCACCGCCAGCACCGACGACGATGCCTATACGGCCAGGCGTTCCCTCCAGCTGTCCGCGCAGGGTATCGAGTACCGCGGCGATGGCGGCTGGTTTGTGTGCATAGTCCACGACTGCTACGAAGTCCTGGCCGCGGTCAATGCGTTCCATGCGTCCAGGCACGGCGACTTTTTCCACGCCATCGAGGAAGGTCTGCGGGTCGAGTCCAATGGCTGCGGCCATGCCCGTCGCCAGGGCGGCATTAGCGATATTAAATTCACCTGGCATAGGAAGACGGAAGTCATAGGTCGTACCGCTGGCGGCAATCGTCATTTCCACCTGCTGGGCACCAGTGGCCTCGGTGCTGAGTTGGCGTGCCGTGATATCAGCCTCGCCCTGTGTTGCAACGCGTGTAAGCGGTAGTGCTGCCGCACGTTTCGCCATGCGCTTGCCCCAGTCATCATCGACGCAGATGACGGCGCGTTCGGCGGCCTGGGGGCCGTCGAAAAGCGCGGCTTTGGCTTCGAAGTAGTCTTCCATCGTGGGATGGAAATCCAAGTGGTCCTGGCTCAGATTGCTAAAGCCACCGACGTCGAAGCGCGTGCCCCGAACACGCCCCAGCTCCAAGGCATGGGAAGAGACCTCCATGACCACGTGGGTCACGCCCTCAGACAGCATGCGGGCGAACAGCTCTTGAAGGGTCGGGGCCTCTGGGGTGGTCAAGGACGTCGGCACCGGCTCGCGATTGATGCGGGTACCAGTCGTTCCGATGAGGCCCACCGAATAGCCAGCGTGAAGGAGACCGGCCTCGAGGAGGTAACTCGTCGTGGTCTTACCCGACGTGCCCGTTACGCCGAGAACGGTGAGCTTTTCGGTGGGGTGTCCATAAATCTCCGCGGCTACGAGACCGAGGATGGCGCGAATATCCTCCACCACGAGGATGGGACGAGACTCCCCTACCTCTAAAAGAAGGGCCTGTCCGTCCTCATCAGTGAGAATGGCTGCCGCCGGGGTATCCGCGGCATAACGCGCACCATGCACGCGAGTACCAGGCAGCGCCGCGAAGAGCCCGCCCGGTGCCAGCGTGGCGGAGTTAAGGCCGCACGAGTCAACGGTGACCGAGGCGTCCCCGATCACGCGGCCGCCGGCAATGTCCGCTAGGTGCTCGAGGCTGATACTGCTTGTCACTGTGTCTCCTCTGTGTTGTTCTTCTTTTTCTATCGTTTACTGACTCAATAAGGTCTACTCGGCACGCAATGTCAGCGGCGGGGCCGGTGGTGACGGTGGAATGTTGTCGCGGTTGAGCAGCCATGCGGCGATGTCGCTGAAGACTGGTGCAGCCGACTGGCCGCCAGAACCATCGTCGTTCACGCCGGACTCTGGCTCGTCAAGCATGACGGCGACGACGAAACGGGGGTCGTCGGCAGGCGCGATGCCCGCAAACGTGATCCAGTACTTGGAATTGGAGTAGGCACCGGTCTCTTCATCTACCTTCTGTGCCGTACCTGTTTTACCGGACAGCTGGTATCCCTCAATCTTTGCGTTACCGGCGGTGCCGTTATTGATGCCCTGCTCATCGGATTGGAAAACAGCGCGGAACATATCCACCACGGTGCGTGCCGTTTCGGGGCTCACCACTTGTGTCTTTTCTGGCTCCTCAAGCTCTTCCTTAGTTCCATCTGGCCCGGTGATGGAATCAATAATGCGCGGTTCAATGCGCTCACCGTCATTGGCCAGGGTCTGGTAAATCGAAGCGAGCTGCAGCGAAGTCCACGCTTGTCCCTGGCCGATGGGCAAGTTGGCAAAAGTACCGCCGGACCACTGCGACAGCGCAGGAACGAGGCCAGGTGACTCGTTGGGCAGCTCAATGCCCGAGGTTTGGCCGAGACCAAACTTCTTGAGATAGTCGGCGTATTTTTCCTGTCCCAGGCGCTCGGCCAACATGAGAGTGCCCACATTCGACGACTTACCAAAGACACCCGTGGTCGTATACGGCTCGACGCCGTGTGGCCACGCATCGCTCACGGTCACGCCGGCCATATCAATAGAACCTGGCACTTGGTGGACCTCATCAGGATCGGTCAAACCTTCTTCAATCGTTGCCGCTGCGGTAATAATCTTGGCTACCGACCCCGGCTCGAAAGGATGGGAAATACTGAGGTTATCGAAGGTTTTATCCTTGTCCAGCTGCTTCTCAATGTCCTTGTTCGGATCGATAGTGTCCGTGTTCGCCATAGCGAGGACTTGTCCGGTGGCGGCATCAAGAACCACTGCTTCAGCACTCTTAGCCTTGGAATTTGCCTTCGCCTTCTCCAGCTTCTGCTGGACGTAGGTCTGCAGGTCAAGGTCCAGGGTCAAGGTAACGTTCTTGCCGTCGGTAGTCGGCACCTGGTCGCGGAGGGTGCCCGGGATAACCTGACCACTGGCGGAGACATCCTCGGTGGAGCTACCGTCAATACCAGTCAATGTCGTGTCTCCCGATGCTTCAAAGCCGAACTGGCCCTGCCCATCCATGGACACCTTGCCGATAACGTTTTCCGCGATCGATCCGTTGGGGTACTGGCGAATCTGCTGTTCATCGGCAGCAAGACCGTGGAACCGCTCCGAAATTTCCACTGCGACATCTGGGTCCACGTTACGAACGAGCACCTCGTACTGCGTATCAGCGCGGAGCTTGTCCATAATCTGGTCGGAGTCCACATCTCCAGCATCGATACCCGCGTCCTTGAGCATCGACGGGATACCCTCCGCCATCTCGGTGAGGCGGTCTTTGACTTTGTTATCGAGGAAAGACTCCTGGGCATCGGGTGCAAGGCCGGCGTACTCAGCGGTGTTGACGGCCTCGAGCTTTTCTTGCTGGCGCAATTCATCGCGCAGACGCGTTGGCGATACTGTCAGCGAACGCGCGCGCATGGTGTAAGCGAGGCGCTGTCCATCGCGGTCAAGAATCTCACCACGGCCAGCGGTGTCGATATAGACGCGGGTTCGCTGAGCGGCCGCCTTCGCTGCGAGGTCTGGCCCCCACACGATTTGTACCCAGGCAAGACGCCCCATCCACGCCAACATGACGACAAGCAGCAGTGAAGCGACAACATGCACACGGCGGCGCATCGTCTTCTGCTGGCTGACAGCCGGTTTTCCAGTCCGCGGATGCTTGTCTCGCGTCGCGGGGATAACCCTATCGGCCTCATATCGCTGCCGGGGCTGGTGCGCTGTGCCACGTGGTTGGGAAGCACGGGCCGTGGAAGGGCGCCTCGGGCGCCGACCACCGTTGTGTGGTGGAGTCACACGTCACCTTTCTTTCTGCAGCAGATGGGCCTGGTTTGCCGCCGCGAGCGGCGGGCCTACTTACCCCCGAATTGTGCCCTATGATCACCGCGTGCCCGCGCAGGCACGCGCGGGCAGGGGTCGGAATCTAACCGCGAGCTGCGTAGGGCGCCTGTGCCGGAATATCCGGAAGCTCCACGCCGCCTTCAGCCGGAGCAGATTCCTCCCCGTGGTCCTCATGCTCCGCAGACGCATCGCGCTCTGCATTGTCTCGGTGTGGCTGGCCAGTGTGGAGGTTCGGACGGACATTAAGGTTGTCAGACATATTGGCCGTTGCGTTGGGATCACTCGACGCTCGGCCCGGGCGAACTGGCTCGCCGTTGACGTCCACGACGGATTCCATCTCAGGAGTCGCTTCACGCTTCTCTTCAGGTTTTCCCTCGCCATTTACTTCAACGATGCCCGGCTGTACTGGGATTCCCAAGTTGGCTTCGTGCGCACGGCGGGCAACATCCGAGGCTGAACGAACATTCTCCAAATCCCGGTTGAGGGTCTCCAGCTGATTATCAAGCGTTGATTCATGTGCCGTGAGCTGTTGAATCTTGAATGTTTGCGAGGTCGACAGACCCGATAGCCACATCGCTCCTATCACACCAGTGATAAGCAACGTGATGGCGATGACTGACAGCCGTGCAAAGCGTCCATTGTTCTTGGGCTTCTGAACAACGCGGCGCCCGCGGTTGCTTACAACCTGCTTCGAGCCGAGACGGCCTCCACGCAGCCCCTCTCTCTTGCGGCGAGTAGGTACGGTGCCGCGGTGCGGGGAACGGCTGGGCAGCGGAGTCGTGCGGCGGCTGCGCTCAAGCAGCGCAGTTGACTGACCAGCGTAGTCGGATCCAGTGGTGAAATCGCGGCTTGCTCCCATGGTAGGGGTCCTCTCGTGGTGGCGGGAAAGGGCTGTGCGGTCTCGAAGCGTCATGATGTTCCTCCCGGGTCATGGAACGATGGGGTTCCATCCACTCGTTCCAAGGCGCGAACGCGTACTGACGCGGCCCGCGAGTTTTCAGCAATCTCTTCCTCGCTAGCCTTTTCCGCACCACGCGTCACAATGGAATAGTGGGCGGCAGTTCCAGGAAGATCCATCGGCAAACCTGCCGGAGTGGTGGAAGTGCTGAGCTCTTTGAAGGCCTGCTTCACAATGCGGTCCTCGAGGGACTGGTAGCTCATGAACACCGCACGCCCGCCGACGGAAAGCGCATCCGTAATGACGGGAATAACCTGCTCGATGGCCTCAAGTTCCCGGTTAACCTCCACGCGCAGCGCCTGAAAAGTACGTTTTGCCGGGTGGCCGCCGGTGCGGCGAGTGGCTGCCGGAATAACGTCATACAGTAACTCGACGAGACGGGCAGACGTGGTAAACGGTTCCTTATCCCGTTCTTTGAGCACTGCGGAGGCAATCTTGCCAGCAAAGCGCTCATCGCCATAAGTTTTCAGCACGCGAGCGAGGTCCCCGTGGCTGTAGGTATTGAGTACATCTGCAGCCGTTATCCCCTGGCTCGGGTCCATGCGCATATCCAGCGGCGCATCCGTTTTGTACGCAAAGCCACGGTCAACCTGGTCGAGCTGCATGGAGGACACGCCAAGATCAAACAGCGCCCCGGCAATGCCATGTTCCCGGGCGATGGCAAAGATTTCACCCTCACCGTTTGCAATGGCGCCACCAACCTCATCGAAACGGGCATTAACTCCAACGAAGCGCTCTGGGAAGGCAGAGAGACGCTGCGAAGCATTACTTAATGATTGCCCATCCCTATCCACGCCAATGATGCGCACGGAAGGGAACTTTTGGAGGAAGTACTCGCTGTGACCACCCGCCCCCAGAGTGCCATCCACGATGACGGCATTCTCTCCTGCGGCCTCAACTGCGGGTGCCAGCAACTGCGCCATGCGCTCACGCATGACGGGTACGTGACCGTGATTATCGTTCACGTCGTAGGTGATGGTCTCATCCTGTGCCACAGCCCGCTGTCCCCCTTCCTCAAGGCGCCTGAGTTCGCTGTCTGGTTTGTTCGATAAAGATTGAGTGCGTATAGGGCCCTGTCCGAGGAAGGCTTCTGATGTCGGGGAAGTACACCAGATCATCTTCCTCGGGCAGAGTCCGTACACGCACTCTCGTTGTCCCGGCCCTTACAAGAGGCCGGCAAGCACGTCGTCGGCATCTGCTGCCGAATAAGCGTCTTCAGTTTGCGCCTGGTACTCAGCCCACGCAGCTGCGTCCCAGATTTCGAGGAAATCAACTGAGCCAACAACTACGCATTCCTTGGTGAGGTTTGCGTATTCGCGATGACCCGCGGACAACGTGATACGCCCATGCCCGTCAGGACGTTGCTCGTCCGCACTCGCAGCCAAGTTACGGATAAACGCACGCGCGTCCGGGTTGGTACGTGACACAGCCGCCGCTTTCCTAGCTCGTGCCGCGAACTCCTCCCGCGGATACACCGCGAGCGAATGATCCTGCCCCTTGGTGACCATGAGGCCACCGGCCAGTTCTTCACGAAACTTCGCCGGAAGCGTGAGCCGCCCTTTGTCGTCGAGCTTGGGAGTGTAGGTACCGAGAAACATCCCGGGTCCACCTTCCTGTCACTCGAAAACTCCGGATTCCTCTCGCGACAGGAGATCAACTCTCCTCCGCTACGCCCCACTCTACCCCACTTTCCCCCACCTTCCACACCTTGAAGGCAAAGTACACGCGCGTGTCTCACTATAATCGCAGATAAATAGCCTGTTTTTCGGTGGGGGAAATTCCCCAAAACCCTCTTGACACGTCCCCCAGATAACCCCACCTAACACTTTAGAATCACATGTAACTTAAGTAGCTTTACCCACTCTTCCCCCTACAGCTCTCTCCTTTCCTGCAGAATCACCCACAAGTTAACCCCCAAGCACCCGCCAAACACGCGCTTCAGCACCCCCAGTATCACCCTGGTGGGGCAAAGTGGGGAATGTGGGGCAAAGTGGGGCACCCCAACAAAACACAAAAGCGCCGCACCACTCTGCATGCGATGACTAACGTCATCACCGCAAAGTAGTACGGCGCTAGAAAGCTAGTGAGAGCTCTTAACGCTCCTCAAAACGACGGCGGAAGTTATCTTCCAAACGATCGCCCATACCACCATGTCGTTTCTTCGACTGCTGGGGACGGGACGAAGAGGCAGTGGAAACAGACACCAAGGAGTCTCCAGAGTTTCCACGCAGCATCCAGACACCTGCACCAAACATCACAAGGAAGCCGAGAATGGAGAGTGCGATAAACCATAGCGACTGCTGCGCGAGAGCGATACCGCCCACCATCATGCACAGGCCGACGACAACGAGTGCCACTCCACGGAGGGTAATGGCACCGGATCCCCCGCCAAAGGAGGAATCACCAGTTACAGACGCACCAAAGTCGGGGTCATTGGCCAGCAGCGACTGCTCAATTTCACGCAGTGCTTGCTGTTCTTGCTCAGAAAGGGCCACAGCGTCCTCCGTAGTGAGATTCGGGTAAATGATGTCTTTTTAGGGAATGTCTACCTCTATAACGTCAAGAGTAGCGAGATAGTTCCCGCAAAGACAGTCCGTCTCCCTGCGCCCGGCTACTACGTCACCACGATCACAAAAATAACTGCCAACTGCAGCTAATCCCACTACGCAGCCAAGCCACCGAAA containing:
- the rsmH gene encoding 16S rRNA (cytosine(1402)-N(4))-methyltransferase RsmH, coding for MAQDETITYDVNDNHGHVPVMRERMAQLLAPAVEAAGENAVIVDGTLGAGGHSEYFLQKFPSVRIIGVDRDGQSLSNASQRLSAFPERFVGVNARFDEVGGAIANGEGEIFAIAREHGIAGALFDLGVSSMQLDQVDRGFAYKTDAPLDMRMDPSQGITAADVLNTYSHGDLARVLKTYGDERFAGKIASAVLKERDKEPFTTSARLVELLYDVIPAATRRTGGHPAKRTFQALRVEVNRELEAIEQVIPVITDALSVGGRAVFMSYQSLEDRIVKQAFKELSTSTTPAGLPMDLPGTAAHYSIVTRGAEKASEEEIAENSRAASVRVRALERVDGTPSFHDPGGTS
- a CDS encoding UDP-N-acetylmuramoyl-L-alanyl-D-glutamate--2,6-diaminopimelate ligase; its protein translation is MTSSISLEHLADIAGGRVIGDASVTVDSCGLNSATLAPGGLFAALPGTRVHGARYAADTPAAAILTDEDGQALLLEVGESRPILVVEDIRAILGLVAAEIYGHPTEKLTVLGVTGTSGKTTTSYLLEAGLLHAGYSVGLIGTTGTRINREPVPTSLTTPEAPTLQELFARMLSEGVTHVVMEVSSHALELGRVRGTRFDVGGFSNLSQDHLDFHPTMEDYFEAKAALFDGPQAAERAVICVDDDWGKRMAKRAAALPLTRVATQGEADITARQLSTEATGAQQVEMTIAASGTTYDFRLPMPGEFNIANAALATGMAAAIGLDPQTFLDGVEKVAVPGRMERIDRGQDFVAVVDYAHKPAAIAAVLDTLRGQLEGTPGRIGIVVGAGGDRDSSKRPLMGAAAAKRADLTVVTDDNPRTEDPATIRAAVIKGAREANPDGDIREADSRAAAIDEVVAWARPGDAVIVVGKGHEVGQLIGKTMHHFDDREELSRALDEVLRHSANQDLAGYRDSDDDSQSKEDA
- a CDS encoding UDP-N-acetylmuramoyl-tripeptide--D-alanyl-D-alanine ligase, with the translated sequence MIALSLSEIAQITGGRLDHVENPDAQVTGFVEFDSRKVTPGGLFVALPGARVDGHDFAATAIEKGAVAVLAARPVGVPAVIVEPRGRVEGDGANADIYANDEDGSAAAVVHALSALARAVTQRLTQYELNIVGVTGSAGKTSTKDLIATIFRSVGETVAPPGSFNNEIGLPYTALRCDEHTQYLVAEMSARGIGHIRHLTDITAPRIGVVLNVGSAHLGEFGSRDNIAKAKGELIEALPTAAEGGVAVLNADDPFVAAMAPRTNAKVVYYSTETRRGGAPAAQYYATDIVLDDVARPSFTLHSPGAQPVDVKLQVFGSHQVSNALAAAAAAIELGLSAQTVANALSGHRNASEHRMDVRTRRDGVTIIDDSYNANPDSMRAAIAALAYTAAARPDARAIAVLGEMGELGSDAEAAHRQLGEVLAKYHVGHLIAVGESANCRAMTEAAAEQGINTMVCADAAAAAKAVEGILRAAPRGVEDWANRTVKDVVLVKASNAQRLWLVAEELNHS
- a CDS encoding peptidoglycan D,D-transpeptidase FtsI family protein, coding for MRRRVHVVASLLLVVMLAWMGRLAWVQIVWGPDLAAKAAAQRTRVYIDTAGRGEILDRDGQRLAYTMRARSLTVSPTRLRDELRQQEKLEAVNTAEYAGLAPDAQESFLDNKVKDRLTEMAEGIPSMLKDAGIDAGDVDSDQIMDKLRADTQYEVLVRNVDPDVAVEISERFHGLAADEQQIRQYPNGSIAENVIGKVSMDGQGQFGFEASGDTTLTGIDGSSTEDVSASGQVIPGTLRDQVPTTDGKNVTLTLDLDLQTYVQQKLEKAKANSKAKSAEAVVLDAATGQVLAMANTDTIDPNKDIEKQLDKDKTFDNLSISHPFEPGSVAKIITAAATIEEGLTDPDEVHQVPGSIDMAGVTVSDAWPHGVEPYTTTGVFGKSSNVGTLMLAERLGQEKYADYLKKFGLGQTSGIELPNESPGLVPALSQWSGGTFANLPIGQGQAWTSLQLASIYQTLANDGERIEPRIIDSITGPDGTKEELEEPEKTQVVSPETARTVVDMFRAVFQSDEQGINNGTAGNAKIEGYQLSGKTGTAQKVDEETGAYSNSKYWITFAGIAPADDPRFVVAVMLDEPESGVNDDGSGGQSAAPVFSDIAAWLLNRDNIPPSPPAPPLTLRAE
- a CDS encoding DUF3040 domain-containing protein — its product is MALSEQEQQALREIEQSLLANDPDFGASVTGDSSFGGGSGAITLRGVALVVVGLCMMVGGIALAQQSLWFIALSILGFLVMFGAGVWMLRGNSGDSLVSVSTASSSRPQQSKKRHGGMGDRLEDNFRRRFEER
- the mraZ gene encoding division/cell wall cluster transcriptional repressor MraZ, producing the protein MFLGTYTPKLDDKGRLTLPAKFREELAGGLMVTKGQDHSLAVYPREEFAARARKAAAVSRTNPDARAFIRNLAASADEQRPDGHGRITLSAGHREYANLTKECVVVGSVDFLEIWDAAAWAEYQAQTEDAYSAADADDVLAGLL